TTCAGGTGACAAAAACTATCTGATTCCTTTACATCAGGATATTATTCTTGAAATTAATGATGAAAACCGGATTATCAGGATCAAAGCACCGGAGGGGTTGTTTGAACTTTAGCGTTTTAGCGGTTTAGGAGTTCAGGCGTTCAGGCGTTCAGAAGGTATTACAGGGACGATAGGGACGCCAAGGACTATAGGATAGTTGTATGTTTCCAGTGCAGTCACCAGTTACCAATCACCACTTACCAGTTACCAGTCACCACTCACCAGTCACCAGTCACCAACTTTATTTGTAAATGTTCTCGGGGTCAGTGGTCACAAGTTCAACAAAGAAATCGGCGATTTTGGTTGTGATGTCTTCAAGGTAGCGTGCTCCTTTTTCAGGAGTGGCTTTTTTAGGATTTCCTATTCCGGTATCTTCCGTAACTTTAGTCCATGCCCTTGGGAACCAAACCCATCCTTCCCTTCTTGCTTTAAAAACGGGTGATTTGGCTTTACCGTCACCAGCTTCGTTTAATGGCAGCACTATTTCAGGATCAATGTGCATGATGACACTGGTTTCCATTTCGTTTGCATGATCACCTGATTCTTCAAAATAATCTTTCAAAGGGGCTGCTTCGAACCAATTCAGCTGCATGATGAAGATATCAGGATAACGGGGTTGCAATTCGCGGATAATTGTTTTGAAATCATTGCCACCATGGCCGTTCATAATAACAAACCGTGTTATACCGTGATTGGATAAGCTGTTCAGCACATCTTCAATTATCCTGAACTGGGTACCGGGATTCATATTAATTGTCATGTAAATATCAAGCTGACTTGTATTCACCCCAAAGGGAATTGCAGGCAGAACAACGACTTTGGCTCCATTTTCCCATGCTTTTTCAGCAGATTTTTCAGCTATATATTCTGTTTCAATAATATCGGTACCGAAAGGAAGATGAAAATTATGAGCTTCAGTGGCACCCCAGGGCAAAACAGCGACGTCATACTTTATATCCTGTACTCTTTTCCAGGGACTTTTGCGTAGATTAACCGGACTTGTCATCAGAATTTCTTTTACCGTAAATTTAATGGTTTTAACTTCAAACAACTCAAAATACATTTGTACCAATACTATTTGTAGTTTTTTTTAGTTAGCATTGTAATAAAAAGAATTTTGAATGTCCCTTCAAAAGACACTGGTACTATCAATTGTACTTTTCATTTACACCTTTAGCGCAAAGGCACAGATATTTTCTCCTTCCGCCAGTGATTCGGTTATCGCTTCTTATGGAACGGATAAAGTTTTTATTTTTAATGCTCCTTCCTACCGGGCTCCGGTCCAGGCTACGCTGGTTGCGGTAGCTGCCGATACAAACAATGACTGGAGTTTTCAATGGTCGGTTTATAATGCTGCAGATACATCTTTTAATACCCTTCCAGGAACAGTAACGGGTCATACATCCGTGATGGGTAATATTTCCGTAAACGGCGGATATCGTGTTACTATGAACAGAAATGCTGAAAGCATCGTTTATACCGCGTGGGTAGTTATAAATGACCTGGACCTTAACATTACAAATAAAGACAGTCATGACACCATACTTTATGGTTATTATGATTGTGCCTCACTTGACCTCCATGCAGATACCACAAAGCCGGCTGCTTATTACTATAACCCGGCAAACGGCCAGAAACTGATACCCGGAAGTCTTCTTACGATCAAATGGACTACAGATAATCCTGAAGCTACAAATCCGGGCAGCAGATTGCTCACGAGGGTTTCCAATCCGCCATGGAAAGACACACGGTACATTGTGACTGTCACTGACCGGTTTGGTTTGACGCGAAAAGATTCCGCTGTTTACAATTCGATTCAGTCAAAGGCTGACCTCGCTGGGCCCGATTATCTTCCTCCGAGCGAAGACTCGATCATTCATCCGAAACATGAATGGTATGATAAATTTTACAGTTATGATGATGGGGCAAAGTCAGCACCGGCCCTGTTCAAATTTGATGTTTCGGGCTCAAAGAACTATGAAAATTACATACTGGTATTCGGGGATGGCGATTCACTAGTGCTTGGCAGTGATTCAACAGTGATTTATCATGAATATAAGAAGCCCGGCCAGTACAAAGCACTGCTGACAACAAAGTCAGGTCCCCCGTTCGAGTGCATCGACTCCGTTTCCACAATGGTTGGAGTTGACAAAGCTACAGGTACCAATTTTATTATGCCGAACGTTTTTACACCTGACGGATCTGCCAATAAACTTCTTAAGTATGATGAAAACGCTGTCAACAGCGTCTTCAGGACGACCGATGTATCCATCATTTTTATTGACATAGCTATATATAGCAGAACCGGGTTAAAGGTGCATGAATTTGAAGGGAACATCAGAGACTGGGGCGGTTGGGACGGAAAAATAATGAATTCAAACCGGGATGCGCCGGAAGGAGTATATTTCTATGTAATTTCAAGGTTTATAGGTTATACAGACAATAATGACCCGATCAGTAAAAAACTGATGAACGGATTCATTCATTTGTACCGCAAAAACTGAATCATTGCCAGGCTCCGATAATTCCTCCGGCTACCATAAAAGCGATGGCGAAATAACCCGCATTGATTAAAAACAGCCTGAAAGAACTTCTTTCAAAAAGATAAAGGATACCCACTGAAGCGGCCACCCATCCTATTCCGGCTAGCGCTCCGGCAGTAATTCCCCAAGTAAGTCCGGCGTTTTGACCCAGGAATGCCGCCAGGTTAAAGGAAATGATAAACGATAGCAGGAAAGCAAGTCCGAAAACTTTACCCATGTTAGCCTGTTTCAATGTTTCTTCAGATAGTTTGGCTTCTTTAATCCATACTCTTACAAATAGCAAAGGAGAATACCACAGTCCTCCGATAATAAAAAATGATGCAGCGGCGACAAGTACTGCAAGGAAATTGATTTTGCTGAGATCCATTGTGTTTAATATTTAAGGTTGAACAGTGAAACAAGATTAAGGAATAAAGGTTCAAGCCCATTCCCAACACGGATGAAAATTCGATAAGACCGCCTATTCCAAGGACTCGCTCGTCACTAAAATGAAACTATTCGTCAAAATAATCGTATACCTCATCAAAAATGTTATAAGTACCGGGTGATGCCATATCAGTAAAAGGCCAGCGTTACCCTGAATGGGAAAAAGGGCTACAGCAACAGGTATGAGGGGCACATTAACAAAACTACTAACCGTAACCACGTTATCAGCCAGCTTGTTTTCGCCGCGGGCATCCGGTCAGTGCGCACTGATCACCGATAATTACAGCGGACAGGTTGCCGGCAGCGTTTGTGCCCCTGTTAACCTGAATATGGATGTCCGGTACAAGTTCATTCTTCCGGTTGATCCTTCAAAAGTTCAGATATTATATGTATGGAATGACGGAACAGGTGCAACCACCACAATTCCCGCCATAACACACGGAGATACCATTTTTACGGCAACCGCATCGCATGTTTATCCTCCTGCAGATCAGTGTTCATACACTGCTGAAGCGTATGTTATTTATGACGGTCAGCAATGTGTAAGCAGCAGCAGGCAGGAGCAAACCTTCAGTGCATGGGCAAGAGACAATCAGAACGGTGCTGTGGTAATCACCGATCCTGTTATTGCACAGTTTTGCGAGGGCGAAGACATTATTGATGTTCGTTTTCGGGATAATTCCACCTTCAATTGTAATATCAATGTGGAACCCGACAAGCCTAACCGGATTACCCGGTGGGTTCAGTTTATTTATGGTACTCATACCATAGGCGGCGACAGGATACCTAATATTACGATTCGTGACCCTTTAGGAAACATATACCAGATGACCGACGCAGCCGGAAATTCACTGCCGCCTGTAGCCGGACCAATAGTTGAAATACCGATTCCTGCTGATGGCCCAACTGAAATTTCATGGCCGATTAGTGCTCCTGCCGGAGGAGTAGCCGGAGATATATTTGAGATTACGCTGAGAAACTGGAATATCTGTAACCCTTATGACCGGAATCCCTTTGATGCAATTCCCCCCACTGACCCGATAAACGGTGATTATCCGCCCATAACCAACACGGCACTAATTGAAATTATAACAACGCCGCCCGAGATTACAAATCCTTCACTTGAATTTTGCGCCGGAAGTCCCATTCGTCTTACTTTATCCACTTCAGGCGGACAGGTCAACTGGTACACCGATTCATTGCTAACCCATCACATTCATACCGGTCCCAACTTTGATCCCACAGGTGCGCCTACATATATTGATAACTCAAGGGGAGGAACGTATTCATTCTGGGTAACCGAAACCATTGGTGCCTGTGCCAGTGCTCCAAGCAGAGTTTCATTCACAATTTTTGACACTCCTGCACCGGCACCGAATGCAGGTCCCGACGCAGCTGTTTGCAGTAATATGTATACACTCAGGGGGAATACCCCGGTAATCGGAGTTGGAGAATGGACGACGACTTCTTCAGCCATTATTTCCGACCCTTCAAACCCCAACACAACAGTAACCAATCTGCAACCGGGTCCTAATCTTTTCAGGTGGACCATCAGCAACGGTCCCTGTGTTTCAGTGGATGAAGTAGTAATTACATCAGACAGGCAGCCAGACCCGGCCGATGCAGGACCCGATCAAAGTTTTTGTAATACATCAGGCACTGTATTGCATGCCCGTTCAGCCACAAATAATGGTACGGGAACATGGACGGTTTCAACCGGAAATGCGAACTTTAATGATATACACAGTGCAAGTGCATCGGCTACTTCGCTTGCCGGTGGTGAAAACAGGCTTGTATGGACTGTAAGAAGCCGGTATGGCGTTTGTGTAACAACTGCTGACTCCATGTATATCCTGCGTGACCGGTCTCCATCACCTGCCAATGCAGGACCCGACAGAGGAGTGTGTGATTCATCAGCAGTAAAACTGGGTGCCCTGCCGGTCAATAACGGAGGCAGCGGAACCTGGACAGTTCTTTCCGGCGGAGCCATGCTTGTCGATGTGCATGATGCATCCTCTGATGTTTCCAATCTTTCATTCGGCAATAATTCATTTCGGTGGACGGTTGTAAGTCAATACGGAATTTGCCCGGGCAGTAATGACCAGGTCATCATTACACGTGACCAGGCGCCTGCTCCTGCACTGGCAGGAGACGACCAGGATTTATGCAGTTCAGTAACAGCAACACTGGGTGCAAATGCAGCAACAATAGGAACCGGAACCTGGACGGTAGTCTGGAACCCCTCGGCTGTTGCTCCGGTATTTACCCCGGGTATAAACAGTCCGAATGCCACGGTTCAGATACTGCCCGGAAATGAAGGTGTCTACAGGTTCGCCTGGACAATTGTCAATAACAGCTGCCGCACTTCCGATTCACTTACAGTTGATTTCGGAAAGCCTGTCGTACCCGCGAATGCTGGTCCGTCCGATTCTGTATGCGGTATAACGGTTGCCTTAAATGCCAATAATCCGGGTACCGGAACCGGTACCTGGACAAAAGTTACCGGTGCAGGAAATGTTGATTTTGTCCCGGGGATACATTCACCTTCAGCCATAGCGCAGATTCAGGCCGGCCAGGAAGGTGTCTACAGTTTCGAATGGAGAATTACAAGCGGATCCTGTCCTCCTACATCTGATACAGTCAGTATTCTTTATAAACCCACACCCGGTATGCCCTCATCAACAGACGCAGCAAATTGCGGACCGGCATCCATGACACTGTCCTCCACAACCGGTACCGGTGGTGACATTAACCGATGGTACACTGCAGTAATCGGGGGAACAATGATAATTGAAAACAGCACGCTTATAACACCTTTATTAACAAGTGATGCCGATTACTGGGTATCCACTTATAATTTCACCACCGGTTGTGAGAGCAACCGTCACCAGGTGCATGCAGATATCAATCCTATACCCGATCCTCCCGCTGTTTCAGATATTCAGCACTGCGGAAGCACAAGCTTTTCATTATCCTCAGTAACCGGAAGATACGGGTCAACCAGCAGGTGGTATGATGCACCTGCCGGTGGCAACCTCCTGGCTACTTCAGATACCTTCAACAGTCCGATACTCACCGCCCCTGTTACCTATTATATTTCTTCCTTTAATGAAGCCACAGGTTGTGAAAGCAATCGTACCGCATTGAATGTCCGGATTAATCCGGTACCCGATATTCCGGTTGCATCCGACACAGCAAGGTGCGGCGAGGGAATATTGACAATTCAATCATTACCGGGTTTAAACGGAACACAAAACCAGTGGTACGATTCACCTGCCGGAAATGTAATCGATACATCGCTTAACTTCACAACACCTTATCTTACCGCAACGACTCCTTACTGGATATCAACAATTAATAATCTTACCGGATGCAGAAGTGCAAGGATCAGAGTGTGGGCCAACATTCATCCTGTTCCGGGTTTCCCGGCTGTGAACGATGTTTCTGTCTGCGGACCTGACACAGTGAGGATCATATCTGTTGCAGGAGTAAACGGAACTATCAGCAGGTGGTATGACAGTATTACCGGCGGAAACCTTCTTGCCCAGGATGACATCTTTAATGCCGGACTGATTTCAACTACAAGCCGGTATTTTGTTTCCACTTACAATCAGAACACACATTGTGAAAGCAGCAGGAAAGCTGTTAACGCAGTGATACTTCCTGTTCCGCCGGCTAATCCTATAATAGGTCCGGATGCGGTGGGTATTAACCAGACGAATGTCATTTACTCAGTAAATTTCCATCCGGGGTCAACCTATAAATGGTTCATTCCACCGGGTATTGATTCGTTACTGCAAAGTCAGAATTTTGTAATGCTTGGTTTTCCGAACCTTGGAACCTACAACCTTTCTGTAACTGAAACCAACAGCATAGGATGCCAGGGGCCTCCGGCAAATAAACCGGTAGAGGTAAAAGCGGACGTAATTCTGCTTGATATCAGCGCCTCAGGTGGAAGGGCCTGTATAAACAATGATTTACCCATATCCGTTTCGCCTTCCGGCGGAACGCCATCGTATGTATTTGCCTGGGGCGGCGCCACCCAATATCTTAATTCGACAAATACGTCAAACCCGATTTTCAACTGCCCTGTTGCAGGCAGTTTTATGTTGACAATAACCGTGAATGATATCAATTTAAACCATACAACTGATACCATTTGGGTCACTGTGCGACCAGATCCGGTTGCTAATATTTCATTACCGGATACCATGGTCTGCAGTGGCAGTGATTTACAATTGCAGGGGATTGCCACCGGAGGATCCGGAACCTATTCGTCATTCACATGGACCGGTCAAACGATGCCGCTTTCCGCCACCGATATTGCAGATCCCGTTTTCAATACCTATCTGCCCGGAACCTACAGGATAAAACTTACGGTAATTGATGATTTCGGATGCCAGGACATTGATTCGGTAAATATACTGAATGACTCTCCACAGGCTGTTTTCAGCAGCGATGCCCGGCCTGCATGCAGTCCTCTTCCCGTAAGCTTTTTAAATAATTCACTGAACGCGACGGATTACCTGTGGAACTTTGGTGACGGACGGACAAGCACAGAGAAAGACCCTGTTCACGTGTTCAATAACACAACCAATTCGGTTCAGTATTTTAATGTTCAGCTCACAGCAATCAGCGGCAACCATTGTATTCATTCTTTCAACGATTATATAACCGTATACCCGAATCCGGTGCTTTCAATCAGTACCTATCCCGAAATGGCCTGTGCCCCGGCTGATATATTGCTTTCTTCTACTCCCGGAGGGCATAGTTATAACTGGGACTTTGGCGACGGTTTCCAGGCAGCCGGTGATTTCAATATCATGCATACTTTTAATAACGACACTGATCACGATACAACATTTACCATTCATCTTTTTTCGACGTCCTATTTTGGCTGCACGGATTCAGGTACAACCAGCATAGTGGTACATCCCTCACCGGAAGCTTTATTCACAGCAGATCCGTTATCTCAAATGATACCCGATCGTATTGTGAATTTTCAAAATAACAGTCAACAGGGAAATTGGGATTACCTGTGGCGGTTCGGCGATGACAGTACTTCAACAGCCCGTAATCCGGGTTCACATGAGTATCCCGGACCGGGGCGTTACCTGGTTTACCTTATTGTTAAGGGAACCTATTGCAGCGACAGTACATGGGTAAATGTTGAAATTGTTCCGCATCCTCCGGTTGCGGCCTTTAAGCCAATTGAACCCGGTTGCCTGCCACTGACAATACAATTCGAAAACACATCCGCTTATTCAAATAGTTTCTTATGGGAATTTGGTGACGGATCTGTTTCAAACAAGCCCAATCCCGAATATACCTATTATGAACCGGGTACTTTCACAATCAAGCTCACAGCATGGGGCGACAATGGAACTGCCGATTCCTACAGCACTCAGAACGATGTGTATGTTTTACCCAATGCGTTCTTCGATATTAAACCGAGGCGTGTTTATGCCAACGAGCAAAACGTCTTGTTTGAAAACCAATCGGACAATGGCACTTATCCGCTTGACGGAAACAGGTACCTGTGGGATTTCGGCGATGGCACCGGATCTGAAGAGGAGAATCCGCAACATGTTTACCAAAAGGACGGAAGTTACAATGTCGTTCTGAACGTCTGGACCAACAAGGGTTGTTATGATGTGTATGAATACCAGGCAGCAGTGCTTGTTGAACCTATAGGAAAGATCCTTTTCCCGAATGTATTCAGTCCCGAAGCCGAACTCCAGGAAAACAGGATCTTTAAGCCAGGAATTATTGATTATGTTGATGAATATCATCTGATGATATTTAACCGCTGGGGTGAGTTTATTTTTGAAAGTTTCAGCCAGGAAGTTGGCTGGGATGGCATGATTAACGGCCAGGTAGCCAAGGAAGATGTGTATATATGGAAGGTAGAGGGTAAATACACAAACGGGCAGGTCTTTATTCTTACAGGTGATGTAACCTTATTAAGATAGGTGAGGACGTATGAAAAGGGTTATTGTCATATTGGTTCTTCTCGCCTGCATCATCAGGGTTTTTCCCCAGGACCCTCAGTTCTCCCAGTTTTATTCGAATTATTTGTACCTGGCGCCGTCTTTTGCTGGATTAACGGAACAGAACCGGTTAAGCCTGAATTACAGGAACCAGTGGCCGGCCATTTCAAACGGGTTTAAGACCTACTCGGTTTCCTTTGATAAATTTATTGAAAAGTTCAGCAGCGGGCTTGGTCTGCTAGCTTACCAGGATGTTGCCGGTACCGGCCATATGAGGACTACGAGTGTTGGTGCCCAGTATTCTTTTGATTTCCGGCTGACGGAGTCAATGCATGTGAGGCCCGGATTATATTTTAATTACACAGAGAGGGGTATTGATTTTGACAGGCTGACATGGGCCGACCAGATTACACCTGACGGAACCTCCTCTTCATCGAATGAGCACAAAACAATAGGAAAGGCAGGAGATATAGATTTTTCGACCTCCCTGTTGATGTATACCGACAGAATCTGGTTCGGAACCGCTGTAGATCATATTCTGAAACCGAATCAGTCGCTATATCTCTACGAGGGAAATGAAAAAAACCAGGGAACAGTACCTCTTAAATATTCGGTATTCGGCGGAGTGAAATTTTTACGACCGGAAAAATTACTCCGGCCAATTCCTACAAGTATTCAGCTTGCCTTTCTTTATAAGCAGCAGGCGCAATACAGGCAGCTTGACCTCGGAGTTTACTGGTATCACAGCCCTTTTGTGGCAGGAATATGGTACAGGGGAATACCGATGTATAAAGAGGTATTCAACCGAGATGCTGCCACAATTCTTATCGGTGTAAAGATGGATGACCTGAACATCGGCTACAGTTATGATTTTACAATCTCCCGGTTAATGACCCATGCAGGGGGTGCCCACGAAATCTCGGTGAGTTATGTATTCAAAACAAGACCCCTGAAGCATAAAATAAAAATGGTACCCTGCCCGGAATTCTAATTACTGAACCTGTATGAACAGGGTGGCATGTTTTGGTTTGTGGATGCCATTCTTCAGAAATATATTAATTACTTCACGGGCTTTATTCTCATAAAAATAATAGTAATCAGAACCTTTAAGCTGGGCTACTTTTCGCCTGAGCCGGTCAGATATTTCATTGATTTCATGCATATCCATTTTCTCACCGGTTTCTTCGGAATGGATGAAATACTCGGTAAGTTGAAATTCAGGTATGTTTACGAGTGAGAATAATTCTTTCAGTGAGTAAATATCCCGGTGGTAGTGACCCTGGTGATTATCGATATCAGAAACAAGCCGGTGGTAAAGCATATAAGTTTCATCAAGAGCCGTATTATTTTCATTCAGCATTTCATTGACGATCACAAGTCCTTTTTTCCGGCATATCCTTGCTGTTTCCCGGAATAATTTGGGCAGGTTATCCACATGGTGCAAAGCATTTGACATGGTAACCGTATCAAAATATCCTGTAGTGAAAGGCATTTCAAGGGCTGAAGCAAGAACCAATATTACCTGTTTATCCGACAATACCTCGCGGGCCTGCATGAGTTGCTGAGGATCATTATCGATACCGGCTATACTTCTGGATGAATGAAAGGATTCAATTGCGAATTTCAGGAAATCGCCACGGCCGACGGCTACATCGAGGAAATTTCCGGCATCAATATGACTGATCCTGTTTTTTAGGACCAGCATTTTTTCATAATTCATGCAGAATCAGGATTATTACAAATAAAGGTACATCCTTCGGAAAAGGATAACAATGGTATTTATCATGCACAATATCACCTTCCTAAAATGCGGCCATTAACAGGTCGATATTTTTGGAGGGTATTCCAAACTGGTTACCCAGGTATTCATTGGTGAGTATGCCGTTGTATATATACACGCTGTTGCGAACGCCGAGGTTGGCTTTTAGAAAGGGTTTAAAACCTCCTGAACTGCCAACCGTTACAAGAATCGGAGAAAGGATATTGCTGAGGGCTATGGATGCAGTGCGGGCCACACGTGACGGCATATTGGGCACTGAAAAATGAAGGACATTGTGTTTTGTGTAAACGGCATCCTGCATTGACCTGTATTCGGATGTCTCAATGCAACCTCCCATGTCGATGCTGAGATCAATTATAACACTTCCCTTTTTCATTTCTTTAACCATATCTTCGGTCACAAAATACCGGGGACCCGTGTCCCATAAGTTAATGGCACCGATGAGGACATCAGCGGATTTGAGTGTACGCCGCAGAACCTTAGGATGAAAAATAGAAGTATATAACCTTCTTCCGAGGTTTCTTTGTAATTCTTCAAGCCGTTGAGGGGAGTTATCAAATACCTTAACAATAGCACCAAGCCCCAGGGCGGCCCGGGCTGCAAATTCAGCAATTGTATCTGCGCCAATAATAACCACTTCGGTAGGTGTGATCCCTGCAATTCCGCCAAGGAGAACACCTTTGCCGCCATTTTGATTGCTCAGCAATTCCGCTGCAATATTTATGGCTGAAATGCCCGATATGGCACTCATCGATTGAATTACGGGGTAATACCCGTGTTCATCACGGATTTGTTCAATGGCAAAAGCAGTGCATTTTTTATCCATCAGTCCCCGAATGTACTCCTCAGTCTGGCGGGCGAGGTGAACCGAAGAAAGGATGACCTGGTTTCCTTTCAGCATTTCAATATCTTTGGTGTCGGGAGGAGAGATTTTGAGGATAATATCGGCATTCATCACCTGTTTCCTCGAATCGAGAATAAAAGCTCCGCATTCGCTGTAATCCGTGTCATTATACCTGGCACCCTCACCGGTTTTAGCTTCAAGCAAAACCTCATGGCCATTATTTACAAGTACTTCAACGGCTTCAGGTGTAAGAGAAACTCTTTGCTCAACCTGTTGTTTTTCACGGGGCAAACCGATGGTAAGTTTTTTAAACTTTCTTCCCATGGCTACCATTTCTTCCTGCGGCAATAACCCGCCGTAAAACAGGGGATTACTTGCAGCTTCAGGCCGGGGATCTACCATATGCTATGATGTTAAAATACCAACAAACTAAGGTACTATAAAAAGAATAAAACATCAAACTTTTGGATTTCATTTAAAGTTCGATCGAAACGGACCTTTTGTTTTCGCCCGTTTCGTGCAGGTGGACCTTTACGATCCCTTCCGGCAAAAGGGATTCGGCCTTTTCAGCCCATTCAATGAAAATGTAGTTATCACCGTAAAAATATTCCTCGTAGCCCAGGTCATACAACTCACCTACCTGGTTAATCCGGTAAAGATCAAAATGATACAGGGTTTCGCCTGAAGAGGTTGTGTATTCATTTACAAGGGAGAATGTAGGACTTGTAACCAGCCCTGTTGCACCCAGTTCGTGGCAAATTGCTTTTATAAAAGTTGTCTTGCCTGAGCCCATCGGACCGTAAAATGCAAAACTCCTGTGACCATCGGTCACTTCATTGAATTTGCGGGCAGCGCTATGAATAGCGGCAAGTGAATTTATTTCAAAGCTAATCATTGTCAACGCGGAATCATCGTAACAAGAGGAACCATCATTTCTTCCATTGAAATACCGCCATGCTGAAAGGTGTTCCTGTAATAACTTACATAATAGTTGTAATTATTCGGATAGGCCAGGAAATCGCTGTTCATGGCAAATATATATCCTGAACTCACATCGGCTTTTGGCAGATGTGCGGCAAAAGGCTCACGAATTTCAAAAACTTCTTTAGGATTGTAATTTAAATTCTTACCCATTTTATATCTTAAATTCACGGATGTCTTTTTATCGCCGACTACTTTAAGCGGATTATTTACCCTGATGGACCCATGATCGGTTGTAAAGACAACAGTTACCCCGTTTTCAGCCAGAAGCCTGATGATATCGAGCAACTGTGAATGCTGAAACCACGATAAGATCAGTGACCGGTATGCCGAATCATCACCCGCCAGTTCCCGGATCATCTCAAGTTCGGTATTGGCATGAGAAAGAAGGTCAATAAAATTGTAAACGATGACAACAAGGTCATAATTCAGCAGGTTACTGAAATTATCCACCAGCTTCTTACCGCTTTTTATGTGGATAATTTTCTCATAATACATCCTGTATTTTTTACCCAGCCGGTTCAGTTGTTTCTGAAGTAGTTCCTCTTCATTAAGGTTTTTGCCTCCTTCTTCGTCATCATTCAGCCAAAGCTGGGGATTCATCGATGCAATTTCACGGGGCATAAGTCCTGCAAACATTGAGTTACGTGCGTACTGGGTTGCTGTAGGCAAAATGGAACAGAACAGGGAATCGTCAAGAGATGTATAGAACTCGCTGATAATGGGGTAAAGAGTTCTCCATTGGTCGAGTCGGAGGTTATCAATTAAAATGACAAACACTTTTTTCCGGGCTTCTACAAGGGGAAAAATCTTTTCCTTAAA
Above is a window of Bacteroidales bacterium DNA encoding:
- a CDS encoding PKD domain-containing protein → MGKRATATGMRGTLTKLLTVTTLSASLFSPRASGQCALITDNYSGQVAGSVCAPVNLNMDVRYKFILPVDPSKVQILYVWNDGTGATTTIPAITHGDTIFTATASHVYPPADQCSYTAEAYVIYDGQQCVSSSRQEQTFSAWARDNQNGAVVITDPVIAQFCEGEDIIDVRFRDNSTFNCNINVEPDKPNRITRWVQFIYGTHTIGGDRIPNITIRDPLGNIYQMTDAAGNSLPPVAGPIVEIPIPADGPTEISWPISAPAGGVAGDIFEITLRNWNICNPYDRNPFDAIPPTDPINGDYPPITNTALIEIITTPPEITNPSLEFCAGSPIRLTLSTSGGQVNWYTDSLLTHHIHTGPNFDPTGAPTYIDNSRGGTYSFWVTETIGACASAPSRVSFTIFDTPAPAPNAGPDAAVCSNMYTLRGNTPVIGVGEWTTTSSAIISDPSNPNTTVTNLQPGPNLFRWTISNGPCVSVDEVVITSDRQPDPADAGPDQSFCNTSGTVLHARSATNNGTGTWTVSTGNANFNDIHSASASATSLAGGENRLVWTVRSRYGVCVTTADSMYILRDRSPSPANAGPDRGVCDSSAVKLGALPVNNGGSGTWTVLSGGAMLVDVHDASSDVSNLSFGNNSFRWTVVSQYGICPGSNDQVIITRDQAPAPALAGDDQDLCSSVTATLGANAATIGTGTWTVVWNPSAVAPVFTPGINSPNATVQILPGNEGVYRFAWTIVNNSCRTSDSLTVDFGKPVVPANAGPSDSVCGITVALNANNPGTGTGTWTKVTGAGNVDFVPGIHSPSAIAQIQAGQEGVYSFEWRITSGSCPPTSDTVSILYKPTPGMPSSTDAANCGPASMTLSSTTGTGGDINRWYTAVIGGTMIIENSTLITPLLTSDADYWVSTYNFTTGCESNRHQVHADINPIPDPPAVSDIQHCGSTSFSLSSVTGRYGSTSRWYDAPAGGNLLATSDTFNSPILTAPVTYYISSFNEATGCESNRTALNVRINPVPDIPVASDTARCGEGILTIQSLPGLNGTQNQWYDSPAGNVIDTSLNFTTPYLTATTPYWISTINNLTGCRSARIRVWANIHPVPGFPAVNDVSVCGPDTVRIISVAGVNGTISRWYDSITGGNLLAQDDIFNAGLISTTSRYFVSTYNQNTHCESSRKAVNAVILPVPPANPIIGPDAVGINQTNVIYSVNFHPGSTYKWFIPPGIDSLLQSQNFVMLGFPNLGTYNLSVTETNSIGCQGPPANKPVEVKADVILLDISASGGRACINNDLPISVSPSGGTPSYVFAWGGATQYLNSTNTSNPIFNCPVAGSFMLTITVNDINLNHTTDTIWVTVRPDPVANISLPDTMVCSGSDLQLQGIATGGSGTYSSFTWTGQTMPLSATDIADPVFNTYLPGTYRIKLTVIDDFGCQDIDSVNILNDSPQAVFSSDARPACSPLPVSFLNNSLNATDYLWNFGDGRTSTEKDPVHVFNNTTNSVQYFNVQLTAISGNHCIHSFNDYITVYPNPVLSISTYPEMACAPADILLSSTPGGHSYNWDFGDGFQAAGDFNIMHTFNNDTDHDTTFTIHLFSTSYFGCTDSGTTSIVVHPSPEALFTADPLSQMIPDRIVNFQNNSQQGNWDYLWRFGDDSTSTARNPGSHEYPGPGRYLVYLIVKGTYCSDSTWVNVEIVPHPPVAAFKPIEPGCLPLTIQFENTSAYSNSFLWEFGDGSVSNKPNPEYTYYEPGTFTIKLTAWGDNGTADSYSTQNDVYVLPNAFFDIKPRRVYANEQNVLFENQSDNGTYPLDGNRYLWDFGDGTGSEEENPQHVYQKDGSYNVVLNVWTNKGCYDVYEYQAAVLVEPIGKILFPNVFSPEAELQENRIFKPGIIDYVDEYHLMIFNRWGEFIFESFSQEVGWDGMINGQVAKEDVYIWKVEGKYTNGQVFILTGDVTLLR
- a CDS encoding DUF1761 domain-containing protein produces the protein MDLSKINFLAVLVAAASFFIIGGLWYSPLLFVRVWIKEAKLSEETLKQANMGKVFGLAFLLSFIISFNLAAFLGQNAGLTWGITAGALAGIGWVAASVGILYLFERSSFRLFLINAGYFAIAFMVAGGIIGAWQ
- a CDS encoding creatininase family protein: MYFELFEVKTIKFTVKEILMTSPVNLRKSPWKRVQDIKYDVAVLPWGATEAHNFHLPFGTDIIETEYIAEKSAEKAWENGAKVVVLPAIPFGVNTSQLDIYMTINMNPGTQFRIIEDVLNSLSNHGITRFVIMNGHGGNDFKTIIRELQPRYPDIFIMQLNWFEAAPLKDYFEESGDHANEMETSVIMHIDPEIVLPLNEAGDGKAKSPVFKARREGWVWFPRAWTKVTEDTGIGNPKKATPEKGARYLEDITTKIADFFVELVTTDPENIYK